One genomic window of Haemophilus haemolyticus includes the following:
- a CDS encoding type I restriction-modification system subunit M: MNIQTSDKNHFTEGIIYASETRRDETTKIVDENHALQQAFLNELDEKLWASADKLRQQLDAANYKHIVLGLIFLKYISDSFTHQQEKIQAELSTPENPLYLDRTFFDTEEEYQEALTTELENRDYYTADNVFWVPVSARWQALQEVSILNTGAELPWGGKFSGVAKLIDDAFDAIEKDNEKLKGVLQRISGYAVNEDTLRGLIILFSDTNFTRPTYNGEPVHLGAKDILGHVYEYFLGRFAQAEGKRGGQYFTPKSIVSLIVEMLEPYSGRVYDPAMGSGGFFVQTERFITAHQGNINNVSIYGQEFNPTTWKLAAMNMAIRGIDYDFGKHNADSFTQPQHIDKKMDFIMANPPFNISDWWSESLADDPRWAYGTPPKGNANFAWLQHMIYHLSPNGKMALLLANGSMSSQTNNEGEIRKAIINADLVECMVALPGQLFTNTQIPACIWFLNRNKKRKGEVLFIDARQIGYMKDRVLRDFTADDIAKIADTLHAWQTSDGYEDQAAFCKSATLEDIAGYDFVLTPGRYVGTAEQEDDGVPFAEKMQNLTALLKEQFAKSAELEAEIKKNLGGLGFNMEIDND; the protein is encoded by the coding sequence TTGAATATTCAAACTTCCGATAAAAATCACTTTACAGAGGGCATAATTTATGCAAGCGAGACGAGACGAGACGAGACGACCAAGATTGTCGATGAAAATCACGCATTACAACAAGCATTTTTAAATGAATTAGATGAAAAACTTTGGGCATCTGCCGATAAGCTCCGCCAACAACTTGATGCCGCGAACTATAAACATATCGTTCTTGGTCTAATCTTCTTAAAATACATTTCTGATAGTTTCACCCATCAACAGGAAAAAATTCAGGCGGAACTCTCCACACCTGAAAATCCCCTCTATCTTGACCGCACTTTTTTTGATACTGAAGAAGAATATCAAGAAGCTTTAACCACAGAACTAGAAAACCGTGATTATTACACCGCGGATAACGTATTTTGGGTGCCAGTTTCTGCTCGTTGGCAAGCCTTACAAGAAGTCTCTATTCTCAACACTGGGGCAGAATTGCCTTGGGGTGGGAAATTTTCTGGCGTGGCCAAACTCATTGACGATGCCTTCGATGCCATTGAAAAAGACAACGAAAAACTCAAAGGCGTACTCCAACGCATCAGCGGTTATGCGGTAAACGAAGACACCCTGCGCGGGCTGATTATCCTCTTCTCCGATACCAACTTTACCCGTCCAACTTACAATGGCGAGCCCGTACATTTAGGCGCAAAAGACATTCTCGGTCACGTTTACGAATACTTCCTCGGTCGCTTTGCCCAAGCCGAAGGCAAACGCGGCGGACAATATTTCACGCCCAAATCCATCGTTTCCCTGATTGTCGAAATGCTCGAGCCATACTCCGGCCGCGTGTATGACCCGGCTATGGGCAGCGGCGGCTTTTTCGTGCAAACCGAACGCTTTATCACCGCCCATCAAGGCAACATCAACAACGTTTCCATCTACGGGCAAGAATTCAACCCCACCACCTGGAAACTCGCCGCCATGAACATGGCCATCCGCGGCATTGATTACGACTTCGGCAAACACAACGCCGACAGCTTCACGCAGCCGCAACACATCGACAAAAAGATGGATTTCATCATGGCAAACCCGCCATTCAACATCAGCGATTGGTGGAGCGAATCCCTTGCCGATGACCCACGTTGGGCATACGGCACGCCGCCCAAAGGCAACGCCAACTTCGCTTGGCTGCAACACATGATTTACCACCTCTCGCCCAACGGCAAAATGGCATTGTTGCTGGCCAACGGCTCCATGAGCAGCCAAACCAACAATGAAGGCGAAATCCGCAAAGCCATCATCAATGCCGACTTGGTCGAATGTATGGTTGCCCTGCCCGGCCAGCTCTTCACCAATACCCAAATCCCCGCCTGCATTTGGTTTTTAAACCGCAACAAAAAGCGCAAAGGCGAAGTATTGTTTATCGACGCCCGCCAAATCGGCTATATGAAAGACCGCGTATTGCGCGATTTCACCGCTGACGACATCGCAAAAATTGCCGACACCCTCCACGCTTGGCAAACATCAGACGGCTATGAAGACCAAGCCGCTTTCTGTAAATCCGCGACTTTAGAAGACATTGCGGGCTACGACTTCGTCCTCACACCGGGACGCTACGTCGGCACCGCAGAACAAGAAGACGACGGCGTACCATTTGCAGAAAAAATGCAAAATCTGACCGCGCTTTTGAAGGAACAATTTGCGAAAAGTGCGGAATTAGAAGCGGAGATTAAGAAGAATTTAGGGGGATTGGGATTTAATATGGAGATAGACAATGACTAA
- the infB gene encoding translation initiation factor IF-2, with amino-acid sequence MTEDVKADAPKKLSIQRRTKTTVSSTTTGGKSKEVQVEVRKKRTVKTDIAQQEEAKLKAQQEAEAKKIAEQKAAEEKARLEAEKAAAKKEADEKAKAEKAKVETAKPAKSTVDSKVKSVDPEKEKRKAEEAELRRKAEELARQKAEEQARRAAEEAKRYAEADDSDNESSSEDYSDYNLSSRYALEAEDEEDRRNENRGRGKNKVAKAKKGGRDDENSKNSKNERESNRKNQKDAKFGKGKNGKKGAALQQAFTKPVQAVKADVVIGETITVAELANKMAVKATEIIKTMMKMGEMVTINQVIDQETAQLVAEELGHKVILRNENELEEAVLGDRDVNAEKVTRAPVVTIMGHVDHGKTSLLDYIRKAKVAAGEAGGITQHIGAYHVEMDDGKMITFLDTPGHAAFTSMRARGAKATDIVVLVVAADDGVMPQTIEAIQHAKAAGAPLVVAVNKIDKPEANPDRVEQELLQHDVISEKFGGDVQFVPVSAKKGTGVDELLDAILLQSEVLELTAVKDGMASGVVIESYLDKGRGPVATILVQSGTLHKGDIVLCGFEYGRVRAMRDENGKEVDEAGPSIPVELLGLSGVPAAGDEATVVRDEKKAREVALYRQGKFREVKLARQQKAKLENMFSNMSEGDVAELNVIVKADVQGSVEAIVQALNELSTNEVKVKVVGSGVGGITETDATLAAASNAIIVGFNVRADASARRVIEAENIDLRYYSIIYELLNEIKAAMSGMLEPEFKQEIIGLAEVRDVFRHPKFGAIAGCMVTEGVVKRNNPIRVLRDNVVIFEGELESLRRFKDDVSEVRNGMECGIGVKNYNDVKVGDQIEVFEVVEVKRSI; translated from the coding sequence ATGACTGAAGATGTTAAGGCTGATGCGCCAAAAAAATTAAGCATTCAACGCAGAACAAAAACAACAGTTAGCAGTACCACAACTGGCGGTAAAAGCAAAGAAGTACAAGTAGAAGTACGTAAAAAACGCACAGTAAAAACTGATATTGCTCAACAAGAAGAAGCAAAATTAAAAGCACAGCAAGAAGCGGAAGCGAAAAAAATCGCTGAACAAAAAGCGGCAGAAGAAAAAGCTCGTTTAGAAGCTGAAAAAGCAGCAGCTAAGAAAGAAGCTGATGAAAAAGCAAAAGCTGAAAAAGCGAAAGTAGAAACAGCTAAGCCAGCAAAAAGTACGGTAGATTCTAAAGTTAAATCTGTTGATCCTGAAAAAGAGAAACGTAAAGCAGAAGAAGCAGAACTTCGTCGTAAGGCTGAAGAATTAGCTCGTCAAAAAGCAGAAGAACAAGCCCGCCGTGCAGCAGAAGAAGCGAAACGTTATGCAGAAGCAGATGATTCAGACAATGAATCTTCTTCAGAAGACTATTCTGATTACAACTTAAGTTCAAGATATGCACTTGAAGCAGAAGATGAAGAAGATCGCCGTAACGAAAATCGTGGCCGTGGCAAAAATAAAGTAGCGAAAGCGAAAAAAGGCGGTCGCGACGATGAAAATAGCAAAAACTCGAAAAACGAGCGCGAATCTAATCGTAAAAATCAAAAAGATGCTAAGTTTGGTAAAGGTAAAAACGGCAAAAAAGGTGCCGCACTTCAACAAGCCTTTACTAAACCAGTTCAAGCTGTAAAAGCAGATGTTGTCATTGGTGAAACCATCACCGTTGCTGAATTAGCGAATAAGATGGCTGTAAAAGCGACTGAAATCATCAAAACGATGATGAAGATGGGCGAAATGGTTACTATTAACCAAGTTATCGACCAAGAAACCGCTCAATTAGTAGCAGAAGAACTTGGTCATAAAGTGATTCTTCGCAATGAAAATGAGCTTGAAGAAGCGGTATTAGGTGATCGCGATGTAAACGCAGAAAAAGTAACGCGTGCACCAGTTGTAACCATCATGGGTCACGTTGACCATGGTAAAACCTCTTTACTTGACTATATTCGTAAAGCGAAAGTGGCTGCAGGTGAAGCGGGTGGTATTACCCAACATATCGGTGCGTATCACGTAGAAATGGATGATGGCAAAATGATCACCTTCTTGGATACTCCGGGGCACGCCGCGTTTACTTCTATGCGTGCACGCGGTGCAAAAGCAACAGATATCGTTGTTCTTGTTGTTGCTGCCGATGATGGTGTGATGCCTCAAACTATCGAAGCAATTCAACACGCAAAAGCAGCGGGTGCACCTTTAGTGGTTGCAGTAAATAAAATCGATAAACCAGAAGCCAATCCAGACCGTGTTGAGCAAGAATTATTACAACACGATGTCATTTCTGAAAAATTCGGTGGTGATGTGCAATTCGTTCCAGTATCAGCGAAGAAAGGTACAGGGGTTGATGAGTTATTAGATGCAATCTTACTTCAATCTGAAGTACTTGAATTGACCGCTGTAAAAGACGGCATGGCAAGTGGTGTAGTCATTGAATCTTACTTGGATAAAGGTCGTGGCCCTGTGGCAACTATCTTGGTTCAATCAGGTACATTACATAAAGGTGACATCGTACTTTGTGGTTTTGAATACGGCCGTGTGCGCGCAATGCGTGATGAAAACGGAAAAGAAGTGGATGAAGCAGGTCCTTCAATTCCAGTTGAATTATTAGGTCTTTCAGGCGTGCCGGCAGCAGGTGATGAAGCAACCGTTGTACGTGATGAGAAAAAAGCACGTGAAGTAGCGTTATATCGTCAAGGTAAATTCCGTGAAGTGAAATTAGCTCGTCAGCAAAAAGCGAAACTTGAAAATATGTTTAGCAATATGTCTGAAGGCGATGTGGCTGAATTGAACGTCATTGTGAAAGCGGACGTACAAGGCTCAGTAGAAGCGATTGTTCAAGCGTTAAATGAACTTTCTACCAATGAAGTAAAAGTTAAAGTTGTTGGTTCTGGTGTAGGTGGTATTACTGAAACTGATGCAACTTTAGCGGCAGCATCTAATGCCATTATTGTTGGCTTTAACGTTCGTGCTGATGCATCTGCGCGTCGTGTCATTGAAGCGGAAAACATTGATTTACGTTACTACTCAATCATCTATGAATTGTTGAATGAAATTAAAGCAGCAATGAGCGGTATGTTAGAGCCTGAATTTAAACAAGAAATTATTGGCTTAGCTGAAGTTCGTGACGTATTCCGTCATCCGAAATTTGGTGCAATCGCAGGTTGTATGGTGACCGAAGGAGTAGTGAAACGTAACAACCCAATCCGTGTATTACGTGACAACGTCGTTATCTTTGAAGGGGAATTAGAATCTCTTCGCCGTTTCAAAGACGATGTATCTGAAGTTCGTAACGGTATGGAATGTGGTATCGGCGTGAAAAACTACAACGATGTAAAAGTCGGCGACCAAATCGAGGTATTTGAAGTGGTTGAAGTTAAACGTTCAATCTAA
- a CDS encoding restriction endonuclease subunit S, giving the protein MTKVALGTVIEFLNKRRKPLSSKERENKKGVYPYYGASDIVDYIDEFIFDGRYLLISEDGENLKTRKTPIAFIAEGKFWVNNHAHIVEGKDDETIDYLKFYFSQFNLLPFLTGAVQPKLSKGVLEKIEIDFPTYEKRKFINKQLKDLENKIQLNTQINQTLEQIAQALFKSWFVDFDPVRAKVQALSDGLSLEQAELAAMQAISGKTPEELTALSQTQPDRYAELAETAKAFPCEMVEVDGGKVPKGWEVKRIEEVIKKIPVGKKYSSKTAFSEGLVPILDQGRSGVIGYHNDEPGVKASIEDPIIVFANHTCYMRLISYDFSAIQNVFAFKGKECDVFWVYLATLGKQGFVEYKGHFPDFLIKEIIVPPKELTALFGKYVKESFSKIFINDRENSSLAKIRDLLLPKLLSGDV; this is encoded by the coding sequence ATGACTAAAGTAGCACTCGGTACTGTTATTGAATTTCTAAATAAAAGAAGAAAACCTCTAAGTTCTAAAGAAAGAGAAAATAAAAAAGGGGTTTATCCTTATTATGGTGCTTCTGATATTGTTGACTATATTGATGAATTCATTTTTGATGGTAGATATTTATTAATTTCAGAAGATGGTGAGAATCTAAAAACAAGAAAGACACCAATAGCTTTTATTGCAGAAGGAAAATTCTGGGTAAATAATCATGCTCATATTGTAGAAGGCAAAGATGATGAAACAATTGATTATCTTAAATTTTACTTTTCTCAGTTTAATTTATTACCATTTTTAACTGGTGCGGTTCAACCTAAATTAAGTAAAGGTGTATTAGAAAAAATAGAGATAGATTTTCCTACATATGAAAAAAGAAAATTTATTAATAAACAATTGAAAGATCTTGAAAATAAAATACAACTCAACACCCAAATCAACCAAACCTTGGAACAAATCGCCCAAGCCCTGTTTAAAAGCTGGTTTGTCGATTTCGATCCCGTACGTGCTAAAGTCCAAGCCCTTTCAGACGGCCTTAGCCTTGAACAAGCGGAGCTGGCAGCCATGCAGGCTATCAGCGGAAAAACACCCGAAGAACTGACCGCACTTTCACAAACACAGCCTGACCGCTACGCCGAACTAGCCGAAACCGCCAAAGCGTTTCCGTGTGAGATGGTGGAAGTTGATGGGGGGAAAGTGCCGAAGGGGTGGGAGGTTAAGCGGATTGAGGAAGTTATCAAAAAAATCCCTGTGGGTAAAAAATACAGCTCAAAAACTGCATTTTCCGAAGGTTTGGTACCTATTTTGGATCAAGGAAGATCGGGCGTTATTGGTTATCACAATGATGAACCAGGCGTAAAAGCAAGCATTGAAGATCCAATTATTGTATTTGCCAACCACACTTGCTATATGCGTTTAATTTCTTACGATTTTAGTGCTATTCAAAATGTATTTGCTTTTAAAGGAAAAGAATGCGATGTATTCTGGGTTTATCTTGCCACACTAGGAAAGCAAGGGTTTGTAGAGTACAAAGGACATTTCCCTGATTTTTTAATTAAGGAAATTATTGTTCCACCAAAAGAATTAACAGCACTATTTGGAAAATATGTAAAAGAGAGTTTCTCAAAAATTTTCATTAACGATAGAGAGAATTCTAGTTTAGCTAAAATTAGAGATTTATTATTACCTAAATTATTAAGTGGGGATGTTTAA
- a CDS encoding type I restriction endonuclease subunit R — translation MLNENDIEQLTLQRLQSLGWEYRYGKDLPVHEGEFARGDLSGVVFVEQLREAVRKLNPQLPESAVDSVVKSATKSDIGDLVVRNQAFYKLLRDGVRVEYQADGEQKIEMARLVDFEHWENNRFVAVNQLEIRSRKGGKRIPDIIGFVNGLPLVVFELKNPLRESADLLQAFNQFETYKDEIAELFVYNQTLIISDGIAARLGSLSADFQRFTPWKVVDEKNQSARLYFDDELQSLLSGLLKPEDLLDYIRYFVLFERDSSGKTIKKIAAYHQYYGVNEAVDSTLFATSEKGDRRIGVMWHTQGSGKSISMLFYAGKLLAQPELKNPTIVVVTDRNDLDGQLFQTFSSGKDLIKQTPQQVEDRDQLRQLLAQNEVGGVFFTTIQKFALNEEESRFPVLNERSNIIVISDEAHRSQYGFTQKLHKGKFQAGYARHLRDALPNASFIGFTGTPISLEDKDTQDVFGRYVSIYDLQDAVEDGATVPIVYEARQIRLNEKEHDELFKEIDDLLEEEQSPALRLQEKLLGSQARLADLAADFVQHFAKRNEVVDSKAMMVVSSRQICVDLYNEIIKLRPEWHSDNINEGAIKIVMTGYASDAPEMQKHVYSKQEKQTLERRFKDPNDPLKVVIVRDMWLTGFDAPCCNTMYIDKPMQGHNLMQAIARVNRVFRNKSRENGGLIVDYVGIADELKKATRQYTNSQGKGKLTDSVIDVFFKMKEHLEFVRSLFATLVEGKTFDVQAALEKDEAHELLMAIRFAANHILSLDQLPFDGKAHEQHWFNKKETEPRKKAFLKAAGLVKKGYMLCGTLAEVEPYNQEIAFYDAVRAILTKREQKGTGTNERQILLKKLVNQTVYSEGVIDLFDLLEKPQPQISLLSEEFLQTVKNSPTKNLWVTAMERYLASEIKVKSGTNLTLQKDFEQRLKEALNQYHNHNLGVLEILEELFKMSQDFQERLALGKKLGLTKEELAFYEALSQNQSAKDLMGDEVLSKLAKEITETLRKSVTIDWQYKEAVRAKMRILVKRALQRYKYPPDKQEEAVTYVIKQAEEIAEDLTGL, via the coding sequence ATGCTCAACGAAAACGACATCGAACAACTCACCCTTCAACGCCTGCAATCCCTCGGTTGGGAGTATCGCTACGGTAAAGACTTGCCTGTTCATGAGGGCGAGTTTGCCCGTGGCGATTTGAGCGGCGTAGTCTTTGTTGAGCAACTGCGTGAGGCAGTGCGTAAGCTTAATCCGCAGCTGCCTGAAAGTGCGGTGGATTCTGTGGTCAAATCTGCAACGAAAAGCGATATTGGCGACTTGGTGGTGCGTAATCAGGCGTTTTATAAACTGTTGCGTGATGGCGTGCGGGTGGAATATCAGGCTGACGGCGAGCAAAAAATCGAGATGGCGCGCCTGGTGGATTTTGAGCATTGGGAAAACAACCGTTTTGTTGCCGTCAATCAGCTGGAAATCCGTAGCCGTAAAGGGGGCAAGCGGATTCCTGATATTATCGGCTTTGTGAATGGCCTGCCCTTGGTGGTATTTGAGCTAAAAAATCCGTTGCGTGAATCGGCGGATTTGTTGCAGGCATTTAATCAGTTTGAAACCTATAAAGATGAGATTGCCGAGCTGTTTGTTTACAACCAAACCCTGATTATTTCAGACGGCATTGCCGCGCGTTTGGGCTCGCTTTCGGCAGATTTCCAACGCTTTACGCCGTGGAAAGTGGTCGATGAAAAAAATCAAAGCGCGCGCTTATATTTTGATGATGAATTGCAAAGCCTGCTCAGTGGCTTGCTGAAACCTGAGGATTTATTGGACTATATCCGCTATTTCGTCTTATTTGAGCGGGACTCTAGTGGTAAAACCATTAAAAAAATCGCGGCATACCATCAATATTACGGCGTAAATGAAGCGGTAGATTCCACGCTTTTTGCGACTTCGGAAAAAGGCGACCGCCGCATTGGCGTGATGTGGCATACGCAGGGTTCGGGTAAATCGATTTCCATGTTGTTTTATGCCGGCAAACTGCTTGCGCAGCCTGAATTGAAAAATCCGACAATTGTGGTGGTCACCGACCGCAACGATTTGGACGGTCAGCTTTTCCAAACTTTTTCTTCAGGCAAAGATTTAATCAAACAAACACCGCAACAAGTAGAAGACCGCGATCAACTGCGCCAACTGCTCGCGCAAAATGAAGTCGGCGGCGTGTTTTTTACCACGATTCAAAAATTCGCCCTAAATGAGGAAGAAAGCCGCTTCCCTGTTTTAAATGAGCGCAGCAATATTATTGTAATCAGCGATGAGGCTCACCGCAGTCAATATGGCTTTACGCAAAAATTGCATAAAGGCAAATTTCAGGCAGGCTACGCCCGCCATTTGCGCGATGCGTTGCCTAATGCTTCGTTTATCGGTTTTACCGGTACGCCGATTAGCCTAGAAGATAAGGACACGCAAGATGTATTCGGGCGTTATGTGTCGATTTATGATTTACAAGATGCGGTGGAAGATGGCGCAACCGTGCCGATTGTGTATGAAGCGCGCCAAATCCGCTTAAACGAAAAAGAACACGATGAGCTATTCAAAGAAATTGATGATTTGCTGGAAGAGGAGCAATCCCCTGCCCTGCGTTTGCAGGAAAAATTGCTGGGTTCGCAAGCCCGCCTGGCTGATTTAGCCGCGGATTTTGTGCAGCATTTCGCCAAACGCAATGAAGTCGTCGACAGCAAAGCGATGATGGTGGTTTCCAGTCGTCAGATTTGCGTGGATTTATACAATGAAATCATCAAACTGCGCCCAGAATGGCATTCGGACAATATTAACGAAGGGGCGATTAAAATTGTCATGACAGGTTATGCTTCCGATGCGCCTGAAATGCAGAAACACGTTTACAGTAAACAAGAAAAACAAACGCTTGAACGCCGCTTTAAAGACCCGAACGATCCGCTGAAGGTGGTGATTGTGCGCGATATGTGGCTGACAGGCTTTGATGCTCCTTGCTGTAATACGATGTATATCGACAAGCCGATGCAAGGACACAACCTGATGCAGGCTATTGCCCGAGTAAACCGTGTATTCCGCAATAAAAGCCGAGAAAACGGTGGCTTGATTGTGGATTATGTAGGCATTGCTGACGAACTCAAAAAAGCCACCCGGCAATACACCAATTCACAAGGCAAGGGCAAGCTGACGGATAGCGTGATTGATGTGTTCTTTAAAATGAAAGAGCATTTAGAGTTTGTGCGCAGCCTGTTTGCAACGCTGGTTGAAGGGAAAACGTTTGATGTTCAAGCCGCCTTAGAGAAGGACGAAGCACATGAATTACTGATGGCGATTCGTTTTGCCGCCAACCATATTTTAAGTCTCGATCAATTGCCTTTTGATGGCAAAGCGCACGAGCAACATTGGTTTAATAAAAAGGAAACCGAACCACGCAAAAAAGCTTTTTTGAAAGCGGCGGGTTTGGTAAAAAAAGGCTATATGCTATGCGGCACATTGGCTGAAGTTGAGCCGTATAACCAAGAAATCGCCTTTTATGATGCCGTACGGGCAATTTTAACTAAACGTGAACAAAAAGGCACCGGCACAAATGAAAGACAGATTTTATTGAAAAAATTGGTTAATCAAACTGTGTATTCTGAAGGCGTGATTGATTTATTCGATCTGCTAGAAAAACCACAACCACAAATCAGTTTGCTTTCCGAAGAATTTTTACAAACTGTTAAAAATAGCCCAACTAAAAATTTATGGGTTACGGCAATGGAACGTTATTTAGCAAGTGAAATTAAAGTTAAATCAGGCACAAACTTAACCTTACAAAAAGATTTTGAACAGCGTTTGAAGGAAGCATTGAATCAATACCACAACCATAATTTGGGCGTATTAGAGATTTTGGAGGAACTCTTTAAAATGAGCCAAGATTTCCAAGAACGTTTAGCTTTAGGGAAAAAGTTAGGATTAACCAAGGAAGAACTTGCTTTCTATGAAGCCCTATCTCAAAATCAAAGTGCAAAAGATTTGATGGGCGATGAAGTGCTTTCTAAACTGGCGAAAGAAATCACGGAAACACTTAGAAAATCGGTCACAATCGACTGGCAGTACAAAGAAGCGGTGCGAGCAAAAATGCGTATTCTCGTTAAACGCGCCCTACAACGCTACAAATACCCACCCGATAAACAGGAAGAAGCGGTAACTTATGTGATTAAACAAGCTGAAGAAATTGCAGAGGATTTAACTGGTTTATAA
- the truB gene encoding tRNA pseudouridine(55) synthase TruB yields the protein MSRPRKRWRDVDGVFLLDKPQGMSSNDIMQKVKRLFQANKAGHTGALDPLATGMLPICLGEVTKFSQFLLDADKRYLVTAKLGERTDTSDAEGQVVETREVHVETQQILTALEQFRGDILQVPTMFSALKHNGKPLYEYARQGITVEREARPITIFELNFIEYNAPYLTLEVHCSKGTYIRTLVDDLGEVLGCGAHVTMLRRTAVADYPVAEMMPIDELQLLAESFPLSELDRLLLPTDTAVSKLPALHLDVEQSKAIGFGQRVKFANDLQLSGQVRLFSAENLFLGVALIDGNIIRPQRLITQSA from the coding sequence ATGTCTAGACCTCGTAAACGCTGGCGTGATGTTGATGGTGTGTTTTTGTTGGATAAGCCACAAGGCATGTCATCAAATGACATCATGCAAAAGGTAAAGCGTTTATTTCAAGCGAACAAAGCCGGGCATACTGGCGCGCTCGATCCTTTGGCAACGGGAATGTTGCCGATTTGCTTGGGTGAAGTAACTAAGTTTTCACAATTTTTGCTTGATGCAGATAAGCGTTATCTTGTTACGGCAAAATTAGGCGAACGTACCGATACTTCCGATGCGGAAGGGCAAGTAGTGGAAACTCGTGAAGTTCATGTTGAAACTCAGCAAATTTTGACCGCTCTTGAACAATTTCGTGGTGATATTTTGCAAGTGCCGACAATGTTTTCTGCACTAAAACATAATGGTAAACCGCTTTATGAATATGCCCGACAAGGTATTACGGTTGAGCGTGAGGCGCGTCCAATTACGATTTTTGAACTTAATTTTATTGAATATAACGCTCCTTATTTAACCTTAGAAGTACATTGTTCAAAAGGCACTTATATTCGCACCTTAGTAGATGATTTGGGTGAAGTGCTAGGTTGTGGCGCGCATGTGACAATGTTACGCCGTACAGCTGTAGCGGATTACCCCGTAGCAGAAATGATGCCAATCGATGAGTTACAACTACTTGCTGAAAGTTTTCCATTAAGTGAATTGGATCGTCTATTATTGCCAACCGATACTGCAGTAAGTAAATTGCCCGCTTTGCATTTAGATGTAGAGCAGAGTAAAGCCATTGGTTTTGGTCAGCGAGTGAAATTTGCTAATGACCTGCAATTAAGCGGTCAAGTGCGGTTATTTTCAGCGGAGAATTTATTCTTAGGCGTGGCATTGATCGATGGGAATATTATTCGTCCACAAAGGTTAATCACGCAATCCGCATAA
- the rbfA gene encoding 30S ribosome-binding factor RbfA: MAREFKRSDRVAQEIQKEIAVILQREVKDPRIGMVTVSDVEVSSDLSYAKIFVTFLFDHDETAIEQGMKGLEKASPYIRSLLGKAMRLRIVPEIRFIYDQSLVEGMRMSNLVTNVVREDEKKHVEESN; the protein is encoded by the coding sequence ATGGCAAGAGAATTTAAACGTAGCGATCGCGTCGCTCAAGAAATACAAAAAGAAATAGCAGTCATTTTACAACGCGAAGTGAAAGATCCCCGTATTGGGATGGTGACCGTTTCTGATGTGGAAGTGTCGAGTGATTTATCTTACGCAAAAATCTTCGTGACTTTTTTATTTGATCACGATGAAACGGCAATTGAGCAAGGCATGAAAGGCTTAGAAAAAGCATCGCCTTATATTCGTTCATTACTAGGCAAAGCGATGCGTTTACGTATTGTGCCAGAGATTCGCTTTATTTACGATCAATCCTTAGTGGAAGGGATGCGTATGTCAAATCTTGTGACAAATGTTGTGCGTGAAGATGAGAAAAAACACGTTGAGGAAAGCAACTAA